A single genomic interval of Mucilaginibacter robiniae harbors:
- the uvrC gene encoding excinuclease ABC subunit UvrC encodes MGSYMFDYREALKKIPHKPGVYQYWNEQNELIYIGKAKDLRNRVSSYFVKDHQVSSKTKVLVSKIRNITFTIVDTEVDAWLLENSLIKKHKPKYNVLLKDDKTYPWIIIKNEHFPRIFWTRNIIRDGSKYLGPYPSVSMMHTILGVIRETYALRTCNLALTPANIAAGKFKVCLEYQLGNCKGPCQNYQTEDDYDRSIGEIQDILNGKISNVIRNLKTDMEGAASNLDFEMAHRLKRKYDLLENYQSKSTVVNSSITDVDVFSIASEEKHAFVNYLKVMNGTIIQTQTLELKKRMDESDAELLSLAISEFRSRYNSQSKEIIVPFDIELEDAQIKFTVPKLGEKKKLLDLSQKNVQFFKREKIDQYEKLNPEVKQERLLTQMMKDLRMNQLPHHIECFDNSNFQGKYPVSAIVVFKDAKPSKKDYRFFNVKTVEGPNDFATMEEAVFRRYRRLLDEEQPLPQLVIIDGGKGQLSAALKSLKLLGIEKQLTVIGIAKRLEELYYPGDQYPLYLDKKSETLKIIQQLRDEAHRFGITAHRKKRDKGTLATELELVPGIGRLSAEKLLKYFKSVKKIREATLDELQEVVNLKQAQAVIAYFKSENTLPA; translated from the coding sequence ATGGGAAGCTATATGTTTGATTATCGGGAAGCATTAAAAAAAATTCCGCATAAACCGGGGGTTTACCAGTACTGGAATGAGCAAAATGAGCTGATTTACATCGGCAAGGCTAAAGATTTGCGCAATCGGGTATCATCCTACTTTGTAAAAGACCACCAGGTAAGTTCAAAAACTAAAGTACTGGTATCTAAAATACGCAACATCACCTTTACTATTGTAGATACCGAGGTGGATGCCTGGCTGCTGGAAAACAGCTTGATAAAAAAGCATAAACCTAAATACAACGTGTTACTGAAAGATGATAAAACCTATCCGTGGATTATCATCAAAAATGAGCACTTCCCACGTATATTCTGGACGCGGAACATTATACGCGATGGATCTAAGTATCTTGGTCCCTACCCTTCGGTAAGTATGATGCATACCATTTTGGGGGTAATTCGTGAAACGTATGCGCTACGTACCTGTAACTTGGCCTTAACCCCCGCCAATATAGCGGCTGGCAAGTTTAAGGTTTGCCTGGAGTACCAACTAGGCAACTGCAAAGGCCCTTGCCAAAATTACCAGACCGAAGATGATTATGACCGCAGCATTGGTGAAATACAGGATATTCTGAATGGTAAAATCAGCAATGTAATTAGAAACCTTAAAACTGATATGGAAGGTGCTGCCTCTAATCTGGATTTTGAGATGGCACATCGGCTAAAACGCAAATACGATTTACTGGAAAATTACCAGAGCAAATCAACTGTTGTGAACTCTTCCATTACCGATGTAGATGTTTTCAGTATTGCTTCCGAAGAAAAGCATGCCTTTGTAAACTACCTGAAGGTCATGAATGGTACCATCATCCAAACGCAAACGCTGGAGTTAAAAAAACGGATGGATGAATCGGATGCGGAACTGCTCTCTTTAGCGATATCTGAGTTCAGGAGCCGGTACAACAGTCAGTCGAAAGAGATTATTGTACCGTTCGATATTGAACTGGAAGATGCTCAAATCAAATTCACCGTTCCAAAATTGGGTGAAAAGAAGAAACTATTGGATTTATCGCAAAAAAACGTACAGTTCTTTAAACGGGAAAAGATTGACCAGTATGAAAAGCTGAACCCGGAAGTAAAACAAGAGCGCTTGCTGACGCAAATGATGAAGGATTTGCGCATGAACCAGCTGCCGCATCATATTGAGTGTTTTGATAACTCGAACTTTCAAGGCAAGTACCCCGTATCTGCCATAGTGGTGTTTAAAGATGCTAAGCCTTCTAAAAAAGATTACCGCTTCTTTAATGTAAAAACGGTAGAAGGGCCTAACGACTTTGCTACAATGGAAGAAGCCGTTTTCCGCCGATACCGTCGCTTACTAGATGAAGAGCAGCCTTTACCTCAGCTTGTTATTATTGACGGTGGCAAAGGCCAGCTTTCGGCTGCCCTGAAAAGTTTAAAGCTGCTGGGGATTGAAAAGCAGCTAACTGTTATAGGCATTGCTAAGCGCTTGGAAGAACTGTATTATCCAGGCGATCAGTACCCGCTATACCTGGATAAAAAATCAGAAACATTGAAAATCATTCAGCAGTTGCGGGATGAGGCTCACCGCTTTGGTATTACGGCTCACCGTAAAAAGCGTGATAAAGGCACGCTGGCAACCGAACTAGAACTAGTACCGGGTATAGGCCGTTTATCAGCCGAGAAGCTTTTAAAGTACTTTAAATCGGTAAAGAAAATACGTGAAGCTACCTTAGATGAGTTACAAGAAGTAGTAAATTTAAAACAAGCTCAAGCTGTAATAGCCTACTTCAAAAGTGAAAATACATTGCCTGCTTAA
- a CDS encoding helix-turn-helix transcriptional regulator → MEKHYGQVIEKVIRRNGYSISELAQMMNVNRRSIYNWFEQRRLKAEVISRMGEVLKYDFSNEFPELFSPETFAKDGAAKAIHKDGEANGETPAEISWKDKYISLLEKYNDLLVKKLS, encoded by the coding sequence ATGGAGAAACATTATGGACAGGTAATTGAAAAGGTAATCAGACGTAATGGCTACAGCATTAGTGAGCTTGCACAAATGATGAATGTAAACCGAAGATCAATTTACAACTGGTTCGAGCAAAGAAGATTAAAAGCGGAAGTAATATCCCGTATGGGTGAGGTACTTAAATATGATTTTTCAAACGAATTTCCGGAGTTGTTTTCACCAGAAACGTTTGCAAAAGATGGAGCGGCAAAGGCAATTCATAAAGATGGTGAAGCTAATGGAGAGACTCCTGCAGAAATATCATGGAAAGATAAGTACATTAGTTTGCTGGAAAAATACAACGACTTGTTGGTTAAGAAGTTATCTTAA
- a CDS encoding BLUF domain-containing protein: protein MYFYRIFISKAQHSLPQDELTQLLNQSKTLIEEQDITGVLACVQGAFGTHDETHFIQVLEGPKPAVDLISDTITHDGRYGALRVLSEAPVENRRFDNWHTAFECINLEEHKELKAFFQLDDDVLQSNEFQEANPLLDFLSSFEQ, encoded by the coding sequence ATGTATTTTTATAGAATCTTTATAAGTAAGGCTCAGCATTCTTTGCCTCAAGATGAGCTAACCCAACTGTTAAACCAATCAAAAACACTTATTGAAGAACAGGATATAACGGGTGTGTTGGCTTGTGTGCAAGGTGCGTTTGGTACGCATGATGAAACTCACTTTATACAAGTACTGGAAGGCCCTAAGCCAGCTGTAGATTTAATATCAGATACTATAACGCACGATGGCCGGTATGGTGCCCTGCGGGTACTTAGCGAAGCACCTGTTGAAAACAGGCGGTTTGATAACTGGCACACTGCTTTTGAATGTATTAATCTGGAAGAGCATAAAGAGTTGAAGGCCTTTTTTCAACTTGATGATGATGTATTGCAGAGTAATGAGTTCCAGGAGGCTAATCCGTTGCTTGACTTTCTGAGTAGTTTTGAACAATAA